One genomic segment of Stigmatopora argus isolate UIUO_Sarg chromosome 1, RoL_Sarg_1.0, whole genome shotgun sequence includes these proteins:
- the sap18 gene encoding histone deacetylase complex subunit SAP18 has translation MALESRVTQEEIKKETEKPIDREKTCPLLLRVFTTNNGRHHRQEEFSRGNVPSSELQIYTWMDATLRELTSLVKEVYPEARKKGTHFSFAIVYPDLRGKVYRFKDIGNTVSGKKCADDSMTLQSQRFQIGDYLDIAITPPNRAQPPGPRMRPF, from the exons ATGGCCCTTGAATCGCGTGTTACACAGGAAGAAATCAAGAAGGAAACTGAGAAGCCAATTGACAGAGAAAAG ACTTGTCCCCTTCTCCTGCGAGTTTTTACCACCAACAACGGTCGCCATCACCGACAAGAGGAATTTTCCCGTGGCAATGTTCCCTCCAGTGAACTGCAGATATACACATG GATGGACGCTACTCTGCGAGAGCTGACCAGCCTCGTGAAGGAGGTGTATCCAGAGGCCAGGAAAAAAGGAACTCATTTTAGTTTTGCCATCGTCTACCCTGACCTTCGAGGGAAAGTCTATCG TTTCAAAGACATTGGCAATACGGTGTCGGGAAAGAAGTGTGCTGACGACTCCATGACACTGCAATCTCAGCGCTTCCAGATTGGAGATTACCTGGACATAGCCATTACGCCACCTAATAGGGCCCAACCCCCTGGTCCACGTATGAGGCCCTTCTGA
- the rtraf gene encoding RNA transcription, translation and transport factor protein, with the protein MFKRKLTALDYHSPAAFDCTDETQFRNIIVWLEDQKIRHYKIEDRGNLRNIPNSDWPKAFHKYLQDVNCPFGVSERAEAVDWLLGLAVRYEYGDNLDKYRDCPPLQATSDIRVTSDPLVHLDSDSPDFKAGVLALANILKIQRHDDYLVMLKAIRILIQERLSPEAIAKASQSREGVPVALDKHILGFDTGDATLNEAAQILRLLHIEELRELQTRINEAIVAVQAVIADPKTDHRLGKVGR; encoded by the exons ATGTTTAAACGAAAACTGACCGCCTTAGACTATCACAGTCCGGCTGCATTTGATTGCACAG ATGAGACCCAGTTTAGGAACATCATAGTGTGGTTGGAAGATCAGAAGATTCGACATTACAAAATAGAAGACCGAGGCAACCTGCGAAATATCCCTAATTCAGACTGGCCCAAAGCGTTCCATAAG TACCTGCAGGACGTCAACTGTCCGTTCGGAGTATCTGAGAGAGCGGAGGCTGTGGACTGGTTGCTTGGCCTGGCTGTGCGATATGAATATGGAGACAATC TGGACAAGTACAGAGACTGTCCGCCACTGCAAGCCACTAGTGATATTCGGGTGACGTCAGACCCTCTCGTCCATCTCGACA GTGACTCACCAGATTTCAAGGCGGGTGTGCTGGCCCTGGCCAACATACTCAAGATACAGCGTCATGACGATTACCTGGTGATGCTCAAG GCTATTCGTATCCTCATCCAAGAAAGACTTTCACCAGAGGCCATTGCTAAAGCGAGCCAGAGCAGAGAG ggtgtccctgttGCCTTAGACAAGCACATCTTGGGGTTTGATACAGGCG ATGCCACGTTGAACGAAGCAGCCCAAATCTTACGCCTGCTCCACATCGAGGAGCTGAGGGAGCTTCAGACCAGGATCAACGAAGCCATCGTAGCAGTCCAAGCCGTCATCGCCGACCCCAAAACAGACCACAGGCTGGGCAAGGTCGGCAGATGA